One genomic segment of Rhizobium sp. 11515TR includes these proteins:
- a CDS encoding 3-oxoacid CoA-transferase subunit A has protein sequence MDKTIASAAAAVSDIGDGATVMIGGFGGSGAPIELIHALIDKGPKNLTVINNNAGNGRIGIAAMIDAGMVRKMICSFPRSSDPRAFTDRYLAGEIELELVPQGTLAERIRAGGAGIPAFYTPTAYGTELANGKVIAEFDGRHYVQERWLKADFAIVKAEVGDVQGNLIYNKAGRNFNPLMCMAATKTIAQVSKIVAAGELDPEHIVTPGIFVNGVVQVADPQQEENLIRAGVAYV, from the coding sequence ATGGATAAGACAATCGCGAGCGCGGCGGCTGCCGTCTCGGACATCGGCGATGGCGCGACCGTCATGATCGGCGGCTTTGGCGGCTCCGGCGCGCCGATCGAGCTCATTCATGCGTTGATCGACAAAGGCCCGAAGAACCTGACCGTCATCAATAACAATGCCGGCAACGGGCGTATCGGCATCGCAGCGATGATCGACGCGGGCATGGTCAGAAAGATGATCTGCTCCTTCCCGCGTTCATCCGATCCGCGCGCCTTCACGGACCGTTATCTGGCGGGCGAAATCGAGCTGGAGCTGGTGCCTCAGGGCACTCTTGCCGAACGTATCCGCGCCGGCGGCGCCGGCATTCCGGCTTTCTACACCCCGACCGCCTATGGCACCGAGCTTGCCAACGGCAAGGTCATCGCAGAATTCGACGGCCGCCACTATGTTCAGGAGCGCTGGCTCAAGGCCGATTTCGCCATCGTCAAAGCTGAAGTCGGCGATGTGCAGGGCAATCTCATCTACAACAAGGCTGGCCGCAATTTTAATCCGCTGATGTGCATGGCCGCCACCAAGACGATCGCGCAGGTCTCGAAAATCGTTGCCGCCGGCGAGCTCGATCCCGAACACATCGTTACCCCCGGCATCTTCGTCAACGGCGTCGTTCAGGTCGCCGATCCGCAGCAGGAAGAAAATCTCATTCGAGCCGGAGTGGCCTACGTATGA